In Stieleria varia, one genomic interval encodes:
- a CDS encoding ABC transporter permease subunit — protein sequence MINPVIQREFFGILRSPKTLFMLLALTTVFSLTVLIRWPADSAVDLSGSQSREVFRIFGYALLGGIVFLVPAFPATSVVNERNSGTLALLLNSPLSSASIYFGKISGVLLYSFLVLLCSLPASAACFALGGIDLSSELGMLYLVLTLLVIQYATLGMLVSSYAQSADAAVRVTYMAILGLFFLTLVPAAFLRGTGLWESSPVIASVGGWIRSLSPLPAVMEIMGQSDLGSSGLKTASHTMSFVICTAISCVVFAGITISRLNYRIFDRSRSQGVMTNERGLMARTVRRLVYIVDPQRRKAGIPWYLNPVMVKEFRCRKFGRSQWLLRLVSVCAVTSMVLTFMAATSATSWGVETIGGLLVLLQVILIVVLTPSLASGLISGERDGGGWELLRLTPLSAIAVVSGKLLSVLWTMSLVLLATLPGYLVMIWIEPTMWLQVNLVLICLAVTIVYALAVSAAVGCLFRSTAVSTSVAYIVVILLFLLPILVWLSRDAPFGYSTVQTALTLTPLGAALSVIGTPGFEVYNLLPAAWWVAGVVTTLMFFVLGAQVWRLTRAV from the coding sequence GTGATCAACCCCGTCATCCAACGAGAGTTCTTTGGGATCCTGCGATCACCCAAGACACTCTTCATGCTGCTGGCGTTGACGACCGTGTTTTCGCTGACGGTGTTGATTCGGTGGCCGGCGGATTCCGCCGTGGACCTCAGCGGCAGTCAGTCGCGTGAAGTGTTCCGGATTTTCGGTTACGCGTTGCTGGGCGGGATCGTCTTTCTCGTCCCCGCGTTTCCCGCGACTTCGGTCGTGAACGAACGCAACAGTGGCACATTGGCCTTGCTGCTCAATTCGCCGCTGAGTAGCGCTTCGATTTATTTCGGCAAGATCTCCGGCGTGCTGCTGTACAGCTTTCTGGTTCTGCTGTGCAGCCTGCCGGCGTCGGCCGCTTGTTTCGCGCTCGGCGGGATCGATTTGAGCAGCGAATTGGGAATGCTGTACCTCGTGCTGACCTTGCTGGTCATTCAGTATGCGACGTTGGGCATGTTGGTCAGCAGTTATGCGCAATCAGCCGATGCAGCGGTTCGTGTGACCTACATGGCGATCTTGGGTTTGTTTTTCCTGACGCTGGTTCCCGCCGCATTCTTGCGAGGCACGGGGCTCTGGGAATCGAGTCCGGTCATCGCGTCGGTTGGCGGATGGATCCGCAGTCTCTCGCCGTTGCCCGCAGTGATGGAGATCATGGGACAAAGCGACCTCGGATCGTCGGGTCTCAAGACGGCATCTCATACGATGAGTTTTGTGATCTGCACCGCGATCAGTTGTGTGGTGTTCGCCGGAATCACGATTTCGCGATTGAACTATCGCATTTTTGATCGTTCACGATCTCAAGGCGTGATGACGAACGAACGCGGTTTGATGGCGAGGACGGTTCGACGATTGGTTTACATCGTTGATCCGCAACGACGCAAAGCGGGCATCCCTTGGTATCTCAATCCGGTGATGGTCAAGGAATTTCGCTGTCGCAAGTTCGGCCGGTCCCAGTGGCTGTTGCGTCTGGTTTCCGTGTGTGCGGTCACCTCGATGGTGTTGACTTTCATGGCCGCCACGAGCGCGACCTCTTGGGGCGTGGAGACGATCGGCGGGCTACTGGTCTTGTTGCAAGTCATCTTGATCGTCGTGCTGACACCGAGTTTGGCGTCCGGGTTGATCAGTGGCGAGCGAGATGGCGGCGGCTGGGAACTGTTGCGTTTGACGCCTTTGTCAGCCATAGCAGTGGTCAGCGGAAAGCTGCTGAGTGTGTTGTGGACGATGTCATTGGTCTTGTTGGCCACGTTGCCGGGTTACCTGGTCATGATCTGGATCGAGCCCACGATGTGGTTGCAAGTCAACCTTGTCTTGATCTGCTTGGCCGTCACGATCGTTTACGCCCTGGCTGTCAGCGCGGCCGTGGGTTGCTTGTTCCGCTCCACGGCGGTGTCCACCAGCGTGGCGTACATCGTCGTCATCTTGTTGTTCCTGTTACCGATCCTGGTTTGGCTCTCGCGTGATGCGCCCTTTGGCTATTCCACCGTTCAAACGGCGTTGACGCTTACGCCGCTGGGTGCGGCGTTGAGCGTGATCGGTACACCTGGTTTTGAAGTTTACAATTTGCTGCCCGCCGCTTGGTGGGTCGCCGGTGTCGTCACGACGCTGATGTTTTTCGTTTTGGGAGCTCAAGTATGGCGACTGACCCGAGCCGTTTGA
- a CDS encoding IS4 family transposase translates to MASWIKDELRTLDLGDKRRERRVALILEQQSEIAESTPSACKDNAKLEATYRLVNNRNIPVDGILKAHNDASIARTAEQPVVILSQDTTVCDLTKPQRQVRGAGPLESRDKFGFFLHPLYAITEDGLVLGTVDQCIWTRDDIKTDLNKTEKVNLRRQQAFEEKESYRWLEMFQSGEQIALAHPQTHYIGVSDSESDIYELLAQTDDLAANYDYVIRGCQDRTVLDQGETRTISEVMQETEFQFQREIDLSERKSLIIGETRARRMSRSARVASISIRARQVTLRGPARPGGRAPDVTINVVEAVETDAPEGEEPIRWLLFTSLPISTISEIERVIGSYCRRWDIELYFKTLKSGMKIEKLKYEQIDTYVRAVTLLMITGFRVEQLKTANRVCPQVSCERFYDASFWKATYLVVFAGREVPETPPTIGEWMLVVAKLGGYLDKKGQGPPGSTTIWRGMRKIESYHEAFLAYKRLIGDV, encoded by the coding sequence ATGGCAAGCTGGATAAAAGATGAGCTTCGGACTTTGGATTTAGGTGATAAGCGGCGGGAGCGACGTGTCGCCCTGATTCTTGAGCAACAGTCCGAGATTGCCGAATCTACGCCCAGTGCGTGTAAGGACAACGCGAAACTTGAGGCAACCTACCGTTTGGTAAACAATCGAAATATCCCTGTGGACGGCATTCTCAAAGCCCACAATGATGCTTCAATCGCTCGCACCGCCGAGCAACCGGTCGTCATCCTATCCCAGGATACCACCGTCTGTGATCTCACCAAACCACAGCGGCAAGTCCGCGGGGCCGGGCCGTTGGAGAGTCGGGACAAATTCGGTTTCTTTCTGCACCCACTCTATGCGATCACCGAGGATGGACTTGTTCTGGGCACGGTCGATCAGTGCATTTGGACGCGTGATGACATCAAGACGGATCTGAACAAAACAGAAAAAGTCAACCTGCGACGCCAGCAAGCCTTTGAAGAAAAAGAAAGCTACCGTTGGCTGGAGATGTTTCAAAGTGGCGAGCAAATCGCACTGGCTCATCCCCAGACGCACTACATTGGCGTCTCGGACAGCGAGTCTGATATTTATGAATTGCTAGCGCAAACCGATGATCTGGCGGCCAACTATGACTACGTCATTCGTGGTTGCCAAGATCGCACAGTGCTCGATCAAGGTGAAACCAGGACGATCTCCGAAGTGATGCAGGAGACGGAGTTTCAGTTTCAGCGTGAAATCGATTTAAGCGAGCGAAAGTCATTAATTATCGGAGAAACGCGTGCTCGTCGGATGAGTCGCAGTGCCCGGGTAGCATCGATTTCGATTCGTGCCCGGCAGGTCACTTTACGCGGCCCGGCACGCCCTGGTGGTCGTGCTCCCGACGTGACGATCAATGTTGTCGAGGCCGTCGAAACGGACGCACCCGAAGGCGAAGAGCCGATCCGCTGGTTACTTTTTACATCGCTCCCCATTTCGACGATCTCGGAAATCGAACGAGTCATTGGTTCTTATTGTCGCCGCTGGGACATCGAACTGTATTTCAAGACGCTCAAGAGCGGCATGAAGATTGAGAAGCTGAAGTACGAGCAGATCGATACATACGTGCGTGCGGTGACGCTTTTGATGATCACTGGGTTTCGAGTCGAGCAACTCAAGACCGCCAATCGAGTTTGTCCGCAAGTCAGTTGCGAGCGTTTCTACGATGCCAGTTTTTGGAAGGCGACGTACCTCGTGGTCTTTGCCGGACGTGAGGTTCCCGAAACACCTCCCACGATCGGCGAATGGATGCTGGTGGTCGCCAAGCTTGGCGGCTATCTGGACAAGAAAGGCCAAGGCCCGCCCGGCTCCACAACGATCTGGCGAGGAATGCGGAAAATCGAGTCGTACCACGAAGCTTTCCTCGCCTACAAAAGGCTCATCGGAGATGTGTAG
- a CDS encoding HEAT repeat domain-containing protein: protein MATDPSRLMRFLISLTTITSRASVLRCTVTLLTAGWIICGAGDITHLSAADPFARYEMQMYHRPELPTQQQRERFPEGIVELWAKALQRPDPQLQRMMVDQIADAYRRGMPGLESFIPTMVELAEKPDQSLDVVRAVAQTLITMEAKDHTDRLARWAVRYGLPIGKHVEPVLAQWQSTAMREQWIARINQSANNDSELLLAINGAGAIGLDSVVNQLTQWVIDESQSPSIRMAAARALASIDHEGVAATAGQILQGTRQNPMLDEILAVELLRKQTDKQLIPLLSRLADSKTSAVQAGALQILIAIDPELIDPYVDSAILSPDVNLRWVCVQGIAQAPQSNRMVQLARLLDDLNPTLRRDVASLLVQLADDEILSDEIIAGTKAVLNENSWRGCEQACVVMANLDHKAAGVRIVELLPHPRGEVRVASAWALSQLGVETLMPDMVEHGEEVLQKFKDGTFTNLMPGYVEQMAHLFIAFGKQGYRPARGLMSKYMPKDYSLGTHARAAACWALGMIYEGELDKDLVKTMEDQLLDSESMFPEEVPVRRMAAIGLGRMNAESAIPSLRKYLKGYGEVPLGCHWALNKMLGEPIPTIPDSIVEIDGWILSPAK, encoded by the coding sequence ATGGCGACTGACCCGAGCCGTTTGATGCGGTTTCTGATCTCGCTGACGACGATCACGTCAAGGGCATCGGTGCTGCGGTGCACCGTGACTTTGTTGACTGCTGGATGGATCATTTGCGGTGCGGGTGACATCACGCACCTGTCTGCTGCCGATCCGTTTGCTCGGTACGAGATGCAAATGTATCACCGACCCGAATTGCCCACCCAGCAGCAACGAGAGCGGTTTCCGGAGGGGATTGTTGAGTTGTGGGCCAAAGCATTGCAGCGTCCCGATCCGCAACTGCAGAGAATGATGGTCGACCAGATCGCCGATGCGTATCGTCGGGGGATGCCTGGCCTGGAGTCCTTCATTCCCACGATGGTGGAGCTTGCCGAAAAACCCGATCAGTCCCTGGATGTGGTTCGTGCGGTCGCGCAGACGCTGATCACGATGGAGGCCAAAGATCACACGGATCGACTGGCGCGATGGGCCGTTCGATATGGACTGCCCATTGGAAAACACGTGGAACCGGTCTTGGCGCAGTGGCAATCCACGGCAATGCGTGAGCAGTGGATCGCACGGATCAATCAGTCCGCAAACAACGACTCCGAGTTGTTGCTTGCGATCAACGGTGCCGGCGCAATCGGTCTCGACTCAGTCGTCAACCAATTGACCCAGTGGGTGATCGACGAATCACAGTCGCCATCGATCCGAATGGCCGCTGCTCGCGCTCTGGCAAGCATCGATCACGAAGGTGTCGCGGCGACCGCAGGCCAGATCTTGCAGGGAACCAGGCAGAATCCCATGTTGGACGAGATCTTGGCTGTCGAACTGCTTCGCAAGCAAACGGACAAACAGTTGATTCCCCTGTTGTCTCGTTTGGCCGACAGCAAGACATCGGCGGTTCAAGCCGGTGCGTTACAGATTCTGATCGCGATCGACCCCGAATTGATCGATCCGTACGTGGACTCAGCCATTCTCAGCCCCGACGTCAACTTGCGGTGGGTTTGTGTTCAAGGCATTGCCCAGGCTCCTCAATCGAATCGAATGGTCCAGCTGGCTCGACTGCTGGATGACCTGAATCCAACCCTTCGACGCGATGTGGCGTCCCTGTTGGTCCAACTGGCAGACGACGAGATCTTGTCCGACGAAATCATCGCCGGAACAAAGGCCGTGTTGAATGAAAACAGTTGGCGTGGATGCGAGCAGGCTTGCGTGGTGATGGCCAATCTGGATCACAAAGCGGCCGGAGTTCGAATCGTTGAGCTGTTGCCGCACCCGCGAGGTGAAGTCCGAGTGGCCTCCGCGTGGGCGTTGTCGCAGTTGGGTGTGGAAACGTTGATGCCCGACATGGTTGAGCATGGTGAGGAAGTGCTGCAGAAGTTCAAGGACGGGACGTTTACCAACTTGATGCCGGGCTACGTCGAGCAAATGGCCCACTTGTTCATCGCATTTGGGAAACAAGGCTACCGACCGGCTCGAGGACTGATGTCCAAGTACATGCCCAAGGACTACAGCTTGGGAACTCATGCCAGGGCCGCAGCATGTTGGGCACTGGGCATGATTTACGAAGGTGAACTCGACAAAGACCTCGTGAAAACGATGGAGGATCAGTTGCTGGATTCGGAATCGATGTTTCCCGAAGAAGTGCCTGTTCGGCGAATGGCTGCGATCGGCTTGGGCCGCATGAACGCAGAGTCCGCGATCCCATCGCTGCGGAAATACCTCAAGGGTTACGGTGAGGTGCCCTTGGGATGCCACTGGGCATTGAACAAGATGCTGGGCGAACCCATCCCCACGATCCCAGATAGCATCGTGGAAATCGACGGATGGATCCTTTCGCCGGCGAAGTGA